The following nucleotide sequence is from Bacteroidota bacterium.
ATCTTACTCACAACGTTTACCTTAACTGTGCTTGTAGATTTGGTAGTGGCTATCCAGATTGGAGTAGTGCTATCGGCTCTTTTATTTATGAAGCGGATGTCGGATCTGGCTGAAAAACGCATTGATCAGGTAATTGATTCGGATGTGCTGGAGGACTACTCAAAAATTCCCAGGCAGATTGCTATCTATGAAATCAGCGGCCCCTTGTTTTTTGGCTCTGCCCGCAAGTATTCCGAGGTTATCGAAAACCTTGGGCTGAGTGCGCGGGTTATCATTATTCGTATGCGCCATGTTTCTTTTGTGGATCAAACGGGTATACAGAATTTAAAAACTACCATCAAATCCTTAAAAGATATGGGTGTATTGGTTGTTCTATCGGGTGTTCACGAATCTGTCATGAAGGAGTTTAACCAATATCAACTAACACGGCTTGTCGAAGAATCGAATATTTTTAAGACTTTCGATGCAGCTCTTTCATTTTCCCGCAGCTATATTGAGCAGCACCCAAAACATTCTATACACCCTGCCTGATCAAACATCTGTTTTTTTCTCAGGAAATAGTATCTTTAGCCACCCGGTGTGAACACGATCATCTTTACCATGCCGGGTGCCGAATGAACCAAACAATGTATTAATTATTTAACTTCTGCTGCCATGGGGAAAGAAATATTAAACTATAAGCCTACGGATGTCTGGAAACATTTTTATGCACTCACTCAACTTCCACGTCCTTCGAGGCACGAAGGCAAAGTGATAAAATATATTCAGGATTTTGCCATCCAATTGGGATTAGGATACCATATCGATGAGGTTGGAAATATAGTAGTGTCGAAACCTGCTACCAAAGGCAAAGAAAATCACCGTGGGGTTATTCTTCAATCGCATGTGGACATGGTGCCACAAAAGAACAGCGATAAGGTGCATAATTTCGAGACCGATCCGATTGAAACCCTTATCGATGGCGAGTGGCTCAAAGCCAACCAGACTACTCTTGGTGCCGACAATGGCATTGGCTGTGCAGCCATGCTTGCCATTCTTGAATCAACTTCAACAAAACATGGTCCTTTGGAGGCTTTATTTACCATCAACGAAGAGGCCGGTATGGACGGTGCTTTTGGTTTAAAAGGAGGCGTTTTAAAAGGCCAGGTATTAATTAACCTCGATTCGGAAGACGAAGGTGAATTGTTTATAGGATGTGCAGGTGGGTTAAATGTACAGGCTAATTCTTCCTATCAGTCAGTGGCACCTGAGTCAGGAAAGGCTTTTGAGATAATCATCAAAGGACTGAAGGGGGGTCATTCCGGGCTCGATATCAACCTGGGGCGTGGTAACTCCAACAAAATAATGGGCCGTTTGCTATGGTCGGCGCTGAACAACCTTTCGGTTCAGGTAGCCAGTTTAAAGGGTGGCGATTTGCGTAATGCCATTCCTCGCGAAGCCCATGCCATAGTTATCATACCTGAAATTTTTGTGAACGACCTGAAATCTTTCATTAGCCGGTTTACCGAAAATCTGAAAGAAGAACTCAAACACACCGAACCAGGTTTAAGCATCGAATTGGTGGCAGTTGATGTTCCTTCGAAAGTTATTTCGCCCGCCGATGCTATGCGATTAATTGGTGTGCTAAATGCCGCGCCAAGTGGAGCGATGCGCATGAGCGATGTGATGCCCGGATTGGTTG
It contains:
- a CDS encoding aminoacyl-histidine dipeptidase, which encodes MGKEILNYKPTDVWKHFYALTQLPRPSRHEGKVIKYIQDFAIQLGLGYHIDEVGNIVVSKPATKGKENHRGVILQSHVDMVPQKNSDKVHNFETDPIETLIDGEWLKANQTTLGADNGIGCAAMLAILESTSTKHGPLEALFTINEEAGMDGAFGLKGGVLKGQVLINLDSEDEGELFIGCAGGLNVQANSSYQSVAPESGKAFEIIIKGLKGGHSGLDINLGRGNSNKIMGRLLWSALNNLSVQVASLKGGDLRNAIPREAHAIVIIPEIFVNDLKSFISRFTENLKEELKHTEPGLSIELVAVDVPSKVISPADAMRLIGVLNAAPSGAMRMSDVMPGLVETSLNLSIVRIENEEAEFTYLVRSSIDTAKYAVGEKLSALHSITGFELNFSGDYPGWSPNRESYVLKVCSDTYQKLFNKTPGLLAIHAGLECGIIGGKYHGLDMISFGPTIRSPHSPDEKVHIASVDKFYDFLKATLEAIG